From the bacterium genome, the window AAGTCCAGGCCGCGGACCGAGATCTTGGGCGGCGCGTCCGCGGGCGCGGCGCCGGGCCGGTCGGCGCCGGGCCAGTCGGCGCCGGGTCGGTCAGTGACGTGGGGACGCGGCGCCAGGGGCGGCGTCGGCCGGGATTCCGGTCTCGTGGCGTTCATCGCGTTCTCTCCCTGGCGAAGGTGCGCGCCAGCAGCGAGGTGGTCAGCACGGCGGCCATGATCAGCAGCGACGCGCCCCAGGCCTTGGCCTGCCAGTCGGCGTACGGCGACATGGCGTACTGGAAGACGGTGACCGTCAGGTTGGCGACGGGCTCGGACATCGAGCGGGGCCAGAAGGGGCTGTTCAGGGCCGTGAACAGCAGCGGCGCGGTCTCGCCGCTGACGCGGGCCACGGCCAGCAGCACGCCGGTGATCAGGCCGCCG encodes:
- a CDS encoding ABC transporter permease subunit gives rise to the protein PFRSFSGHAGAVALALIMLPVVARTTEDMLALVPHALREGALAVGAPRWRATLIAFKAARGGLITGVLLAVARVSGETAPLLFTALNSPFWPRSMSEPVANLTVTVFQYAMSPYADWQAKAWGASLLIMAAVLTTSLLARTFARERTR